In Humulus lupulus chromosome 7, drHumLupu1.1, whole genome shotgun sequence, the following are encoded in one genomic region:
- the LOC133792384 gene encoding uncharacterized protein LOC133792384: MVKTHGASSKKIPGSQSKKVSSPSPPPSMSTGPPSVPAPATSVGKTCKSKARKKVFSLSNELPMVFPDITVDIVDVAPPSEVVVPSRAKNLSPLPIDSSPTAREKSKSASSSSKAATAGLLKLPLKPSQSKKNSVAPKRKLGLDTSSSPSTVAKKRLKAHPPSLYSSEYDPEKGKSEFEATRDTTLSDETVLDNTESEAESDEPEQEDIVPSEQEAESNSEPVASPLSSKAKGKRPISDSTPSPKHPGVNFKPYSSTFCNNDNARDMVLYAQRKFIVERNYVLSDHRPYSVLTMLQDKKWTGSLVKFTGFVDRIVKEFYANLTNEIIEHKSPLYCKVFVRGHWFSFSPQDIAHALHLPLDVKDDDDLATLDKDTVITELVGQKMVWPSNIVISVSNLTYTYAVLHKFATTNWKPTSHTATISFDMALFLYKKKDLQRDQEDLVAPTTAASYKASAPPTEATDAPSTKKVKPQSLEFALEDIPHASSSVPTDSGLVATEIAAVRASVDSLATRVMSI, translated from the exons ATGGTGAAAACTCATGGAGCTTCCTCTAAGAAGATCCCTGGTTCTCAATCCAAAAAGGTGTCCTCTCCATCGCCTCCCCCATCTATGTCAACGGGGCCTCCATCTGTTCCAGCACCTGCCACATCTGTTGGGAAGACTTGCAAATCCAAGGCGCGCAAGAAGGTGTTCTCCCTCTCTAATGAACTCCCCATGGTGTTTCCCGATATCACAGTTGATATTGTTGATGTTGCACCACCATCTGAAGTGGTGGTGCCCTCTCGAGCCAAGAACCTATCTCCTCTTCCGATTGATTCGTCTCCGACGGCTAGGGAAAAATCAAAATCTGCTTCATCTTCTTCCAAAGCTGCTACTGCTGGGTTACTCAAACTGCCCTTGAAGCCGAGCCAGTCCAAGAAAAATTCTGTGGCTCCCAAAAGAAAATTGGGGTTGGACACGTCTTCTTCCCCCTCGACTGTTGCCAAGAAAAGATTGAAGGCTCATCCCCCTTCTCTGTATTCCTCTGAATATGACCCTGAGAAAGGAAAATCTGAATTTGAAGCAACCCGTGATACCACCTTATCTGATGAAACTGTTCTTGACAATACAGaatcagaggctgagtctgatgAGCCAGAACAAGAAGACATTGTCCCCTCTGAACAAGAAGCCGAATCTAACTCAGAGCCAGTTGCATCTCCTTTGTCATCCAAGGCTAAAGGGAAGAGACCTATTTCTGATTCTACACCTTCTCCAAAACATCCAGGTGTAAATTTTAAACCTTATTCTTCAACTTTTTGTAATAATGATAATGCTCGTGATATGGTTCTCTATGCTCAAAGGAAATTTATCGTTGAGAGAAATTATGTCTTGAGTGATCATCGGCCTTATAGTGTGCTAACAATGCTTCAAGATAAAAAATGGACAGGTTCTTTGGTTAAATTTACtggttttgtggatagaatagtcaaggaattctatgccaatcttACTAATGAAATTATTGAACATAAATCTCCTCTATATTGTAAAGTGTTTGTTAGGGGCCAttggttctctttttctcctcaaGACATTGCCCATGCTTTGCATCTTCCTCTTGATGTCAAGGATGATGATGATCTTGCCACTCTTGACAAGGATACGGTTATCACTGAATTAGTAGGGCAAAAAATGGTATGGCCATCTAATATAGTCATCTCGGTCTCTAATCTCACCTACACTTATGCTGTCCTCCATAAGTTTGCCACAACCAATTGGAAGCCAACTTCTCACACCGCAACTATCTCATTTGACATGGCTTTGTTTTTGTACAAG AAAAAAGATCTCCAACGTGATCAAGAAGACTTGGTGGCTCCCACTACTGCTGCTTCCTACAAGGCCTCTGCTCCTCCTACTGAAGCCACTGACGCTCCATCAACCAAGAAAGTCAAGCCCCAATCTCTGGAGTTTGCCTTGGAGGACATTCCTCATGCATCCTCCTCTGTTCCCACAGATTCAGGACTTGTTGCTACAGAAATAGCTGCTGTTCGAGCCTCTGTTGATTCTTTGGCTACTCGAGTGATGTCGATTTGA